Within the Erigeron canadensis isolate Cc75 chromosome 6, C_canadensis_v1, whole genome shotgun sequence genome, the region tattgttttattaagaTATAAATTTCCTGATATAATGCTGATtctcttgatttttttattattgatatatttctAGATCAGTTTTTATTGAgtaattgtttatattttaaccaAATTAAACTTAGTTAGGGTTTCAATTGTGTCTGCTGCAGTTCAACCATATAttacatttttgtaattttttttggtatGTGATGTGAAAAGTTGTTGGCTTGCTGGATTTTAAAAACTTGTGTGGTTTATTAATTTGTAGCTGTGAGGATGGCGAGCGATAATCGGCGTAGTAGTAAGAGAGTTAAGGATAACGAGAATGTAAATTTGAATGAGAAAAAGACGCCAACATGTGGGTCGCCCGCGTCTAGCGTAAAGAGGTTATCCAAAGAATCGCCTTTAAAGAAACAGACGATAGAGAGTCCGGTTAAAGAAGGTTTGAGTAATACACGCAAGTCTAGTCGGCTTGAGGGGAGGGATCCTATAGCTGCTACTCCGGTTAAAAAATTGACGACGCCTGTGAAGAGGAGTGATAGAGTTAACAAGGTTGTTAAAAAAGCGGGTTCACCAAGTTTGAAGTCGAAGAAGGGGAAAAATTTGAGGAGCTTGAAGCACTGTTTGATGGATACTAGTGAACATAAGAAAGACAGAAATAAGGGTTCTGATGTTGGTGGTaggaaaagaaagagagaggCCGCTTCCGTTACGTTGTCTGCTGAGCCTCAACGTGTTAAAACTGAAGGTCGGTGAACTAATGTGGTTTTCGTTATTTAATTGGTCATCAGTCCATAGTTTAGCTTTGATATGATTCTTTAAATGTTGAAGAATATGTTACCGAACTCTTGTTTTTTGGCATGTAGGTGAAGACAGTGATCACGAAAGTCAGGAGAAGTCGTCTAAAGCTGATTCCAGTAGCAGTAGCGGTACAGCTTCTAGCCATGACTTCCTAGatacttgttctttatctttatccGTGTAGCGGGTTCTGGAtaatcattttgttttgtttattttggatTATAGATGTGGAGGAGCTAGAAAAACCAGATGAAGTATGTCAACCTGATACCAGTAGGACAGAATGTAGTAACTTCAAGTCTCTGGAAGGTAAAGATGGCAATGATGGTGAATGCAGTGACAAGACGGGAGAAGATTTTACTCCTAATGCTTCTATAAGACAATCCAGAATGTCATATATGAAAGAATCACCGAGTGACGCAACATGTGACACAGAGATGTCTGACAAATCTAGTGTTAAGGTTGGTCAACTATAGATATACCGTTACATTTCACTACATGCAGTTAAATTAGTCGACAAACGTAGATTCTTATTGCGTAATCCTATTATTACAACTTAGTGCGAGGATTAATGCTAATTTGTAGATGACTTGATGATGGCTCACCATCTGGCATAAcattttcattatatatgtaAGCCGAGTCAATGAGTCATTCAAATTCCCCTCTTTTGATGCTTGCACTAGGATAGGACGGCATGTGAAGCAGATGGTGCTGCTGAAGCTGTAGAAATGATAAAAGGTGTGAAGAACATTAAGTCAGGTGTTCTTTCAGTGTCAGGAGTTCCAGAGTCAATATGGGATACTAGAGAAGTGGAAGTCTCAGACACAAAAGGTTTGAAagttaacttcttttttttttcttatagaAGGCAAAGATCTGAAAGAATCATGTGAGCCATGCTCACATGAATGTCTTTCTGCATTCCTGTTTCAGAACTTTCTTTTTAGAAATCTTTTTAGCGCATCATTTATCTTGTCCAGGTTTGCAGAAGCAATACTTTGTTAAATACAAAGGTCTTGCTCATATTCACAATCAGTGGGTATCAGAAACTCGGTTGCTTGTTGAAGATTCACTGCTTGTGGAAAATTTTAGCAAAAATGGTTCGGTAAATAAGTTCTTATTCTTCTGCCAttcttctattttttatttaccaGTGTATTAGTTTAAAAGAAATTGAACTTTGAAGTTTAGTTACAAACCGTTAGAACTTGACCCTTTTCCAGATGAAGTGGAGTGAAGAATGGACCGTACCACAtaaattgttgaagaaaagACTGTTATTGTCTTTAGAGCCTCTACAAGAGTGTCAGAAGATTACAGGTAAGGTCTTGAAGTACCATCACGAATGGCTTGTGCAATGGCAAGCCCTTGGTTATGAGCAAGCTACATGGGAATCAGAGAGTAATCCTGTCTTAGATTCACCTGAAGGACATAACCTCATAAAAGAATATGAGTGGCTATATTTATTTAGTCATCATGGAAACAAAAAGACACATGTTTCATCAAATGATAAGGTATATATTTTTACTCTGTtcccttttcattttttgaGTGGTTACAGTTCTTTATTCAAAAACTTTCCTTGGAAGTGGTATCATGCACCTACCTAGGATAGAATGGATTGTTATCTTCATGAAGTCACAAAGATAGTAAACTGTCTCCCAAATATTCCTTGCTTAAAAGACGAGGTACCGAGCTGGCAAACATTTTCACAAAGGTTAATTGTAAAGCATACGGCTACACAGactttatatgtatctagttgTGCTCCAATTTCAGGAGGAATGGTATATACACTATTATATAGCATAAAAAGAAGTCAGTAGTTAGGGCAATATATAGGTCATCATCAAAATGATTTGATCTTTTTTGATtcagattattatttttaatttgtttaatttctttGTTTGGTTTTAAGAGCATCTTCTGTGCAAGGTCCAATAAAAGGTTCAAACTTATGAAGAGgttcatttttttaatcaagCATAGCGAGAGGGGCTGAAATGAAGGGATTAAATTTAGGAATAGTAACTGCTCTATTTGAGTATTTAAATATCTCATTTCCTGTTCTAGTTGGCTAAGTTTGGTGTTATTTTTGATTATCATTGTTCTTGTATTGGAGACTAGCCCCGCTCGAAACGGGCCGGCTATCTCAagtgttttttaataaatttccGAATTTCCAGATTCGATCATAGGGTGTGctctaattttttatatgaattgACTATGTTAAAATGACACACACACGTATGTTAATACCCAGATCTTGTCACAAGTTTGAACCTTGGATAAtggatttcttttttttttttccctgtcAAAGCAGACTGAAGAAATGACAGTCAAACTTCCAAGTATTCCTACTTGCAGCCCACCTGGAATGGAAAATATCCATTTAGGTTATGTTAAGAACTTACATGATGCATGGAGCAAAGGGCAGACCAGCTTAATTTTCGATGACCAGGTGATTTTCTAAgcttttattaaacatgtaatatGTATTTGCCTTCTATGCATCAACTTTTTCTTTGTAGTGAAGTTATCTTTGCTAGTTATGGTTACATAAATGCAAGTATATAACTGTGTTAAGACTTGTGAAGTAATATGATTCAAGTTTTACACACTTGCAGGAGCGGATAATGAGGATTGTTCTATTCATCCTCTCATTAAAGGATGTAACTCTGCCTTTCCTACTAATCACGACGTCTGATTCCATATCACTATGGGAAGCTATGCTCTTAAAGATAGTACCTTGTAATGCCCTTAAAGTATCCCTTGAGGACAAAGATGAAAAGAGAACTTGTAGATTGCTACAAGTACATAAGGAAAGTGGTCAGTTAGCATTCCAAATACTTCTGTACCATGTTGAAACATTTGTTAAGGTATGTCAATTAAATTTTCTGCATGTGTTTCTAATGCATGATGTTGTTTATCCATGGtaattttgttctattttgcaTGTCATATTTACAGgatttaaatatgttaaaatcTATAAAATGGGAAGCAGTCACGGTAGATGAATCCCAGAGTTCTGAGATCTCTGCTCATTTCAGTCACATCAAGAGCCTAACAACCAATAAGAGGTTGCTTGTGTTCTGTGGTCCATTAGGTGTAAGTTTCCTCCTCTACATTTGATCAGTTACAAGGCTTATTAGGACCATATGCTTCGCACCGGGATAAATAGGAATAAGAAACTGACTTTGTTTATATTATGACTTTAATACTCTTTTAAttctgttctaaaaaaaaataatattttaattgagTCGTTGAAAAAACAAGTGGAGACGGCAAATTCAAAAGTGACTTTATAGTTAAATGTGGTAATCAAATATTAAACAAGCAATTGTCGAAAATGCGAAGTGGTAATAAACTTACCCAAATACATATGCAGGGTTGTAAAACTTGGCCGACTTGGCCTAAAAATTGGATCGGACTTGCGGTCAAACAAGCTGAGTCTGGCTGGCTCGAACTAAAAATCAATTCAACGGGATTCGACTTGGGTCAACACAGGTCATTTGGCTGACTTGGGTCAAGTTCGGCTGACTCGGGACAAAACTCGGTTCAAACATggtcaaaattttttttttttcttaaaagctttaaacaaaaatataaatccTTTAATTGGTTCAAGTTTATGTTTCTAAACAAttaagtttgaactttgaagtattatgttaatgtttctaaacaattatgtttatgtttgaagTTTCTAATATGTTTCTAGTTTTCTATTGCACTATagaatcaatttttttttgttttattaaaaactcAATCTGGGTTTTCCCAAGGAGTCTTCAAAAACTCCTAAccccgccgccgccgccgccgatCAGATTTCGAGCCATAAGTTCACCAAGCTTGCAAGTATGTTAAGTGATAATAAGCTTAGGCCCCACATGATTTAGTGGTCACTTGTCCTgctctttttgaaaatttatcatAAGGGTAGTAAATAGGTAGATTTTGTGTATTTAAAGAGTGAATTAGTTTTTAATGTATGGCAGGTGAGCATGACTAGTTACGTTGATGTGCTTTCACTGCTAGATTGTGATGTCATATCAAAAACAGAATTGGATGATATCAGCAAGTTGAAGGAAACTTTGTCAAAGTTGATTGCATATGAATGCAAGTCTGGCAGCTATACCAAGTTTGTAGAATTTTGGGTTCCGGTTCAGATATCCAATGTGCAGCTTGAGCAGTATTGTTCTATGCTACTTTCGAATGTTTTGGCTCTTAGTTCATATTCAAAAAGTGATACTGTTGGGGCCCTACATGACGTTCTTGTGTCTAATCGCAAGGTTTTTCTTTTACACTATTTGTAGTTAAATCCATTGAAATGCTGTTATGCTGCACATTATATcatttatttgattgattttatGTTTCTGTTTATAGTGCTGTGATCACCCATACATTGTTGACCAAACCCTTCAACGTGCCCTTACAAAGGATCTTGAGCCTGCCAAGTTCTTAGACGTTGGCATTAAAGCAAGTGGCAAACTGCAATTTCTGGATTTGATACTCCCTGAGATGAGAAAACGCCAACTCAGAGTACTTATTCTTTTTCAGCCTTTAAGTGGGTCTGGAAAAGATTCAGCTTCAATTGGAGATATATTGGATGATTTTATTCGTCAGAGATTTGGTGAAGACTCTTATGAGCGTGTAGATGGGATTGGAATGATTCCTTCAAAGAAGCAAGCTGCTCTTAATAACTTTAACGATAAAGAGAGGGGTAGATTTGTGTTTTTACTCGAATATCGTGCATGTCTTCCTAGCATTAGATTGTCATCTGTAGACgctataatcatatttgacagtGATTGGAACCCTGCAAATGATTTAAGAGCGTTACAGAAAGTAGCGATTGATTCACAGTCGGAACAAATTATGATTTTCCGATTATATACTTCTTCAACGCTGGAGGAAAAGATTCTTAGACTTGCAGAACACAATACAACTATCGACAGCAAGTTGCTGAATCTAAGTAGGAGCACTAGTGATGCGTTACTCATGTGGGGTGCCACGTACTTGTTTGATAAATTAGATGAGTTTCATAGTGCCTCTGGCCTGCTTTTATCCTCTGAAGTAAACGTGTGGAATAAGTTAACAGAAGAGTTTTTAAACTTGATTTCACACATACCCAATAACACAGATGAAGCAAAGATGTTAATTACAAGGGTTCAACCAGTTTGTGGATCTTATGGTAAAAATCTCCCATTGCCAAGTGTAGCAAATGAAAAACAACCTCACATGTTTTGGAAAAATTTGTTGGTGGGTAGGAATCCGAGCTGGAAGTATCTGTCCACATCAACACCAAGGCAGAGAAAAAGACCCAGTTATTCTGAGGCGTCACCTGCAAAAGCAAATGTTAGCAATGATGAAGTTGGACGCAAGCGTAAAAAGAATGCAAATAACATTGTTCAACCTGTTGCATCAAAGCCAATATTAGAAGAAGCTGAAATCGCAAGTGAgttatatgaaatttttaatgTTCGTTGTAACTGTGACTTCTTATTTTAATATCGTCACGTTCTTTCAGGGGATTCCAGAGTTCCTTCACATAATGTGTCACAATCCCTTGGTGATGCAAGCTGTAATGAGATGAGCTTTCGAGATCTCCTGAAGCTCAATATTTCTAAATTATGTGAAGTTCTCAGGTTATCGGTACGTTTCAAAATCTATTTGTTTAGACATAAAACAGGAACATCTCATAATACTGTTTTATACATCCTGTTATATGTGAATGCAAATGTTTGTTGTTATTCTATTATGCTACCATATCTTTCCATATGTTACTTGCTTATGCTTATCTGGATTTTCATTTACTTGCTGTAAATGCAGAAGGATGTCAAGATAGTGGTGGAAAGATTTCTCGAATATGTAATTGAGAATTATCGGGTCGTCAAGGAACCTGCAAATACGCTACACGCTTTCTTGATATCCCTGGTTAGAACCTATTCTGTTATTCTAAAGAAATTGATAGAGATTCTTTAATCAACTTGGTAATCGATACACTGTTGCTCCAGTGTTGGATTGGTTCTGCATTGTTAAAGCACAAGCTTGATAGGACGCAGTCCGTTGTTCTTGCAAACAAACACTTGGATTTCAGATGCAATGAAGAAGAGGCACAGTCAGTGTACTTGAAGCTAGAAACAGCAAAGGATAAGTTCTTATATCAAACTCAGAATCAAAATAAAACCAATATTTCAGGTGATTTTATACCACCATCCCAACCTATTTCTACCAAGTCATTAGATCCAACGGTTATGGTAGAGATTCTAGAAAGCCAACCTATTCAAGTTGATGATGCGATACTCTTTGTGGAGCATAGGAACTCTGAAATCTCGAAACAGATATCAAGTGATTGCCACCAAGGTGACATTATCAATCTTGACATGTCAGATCCTATGGAAGCCCAGAATGGTTCCCGCAACTCCAATGGTTGCCATTCACCTTATGGTCATTCAGTTTTACAAGATCTGGTAAGGATTATCATTGGCTTTTCAATTTAAaatctaattaaatatataatttaaattatttgaAACTTTCAGGAGATCCAAAAGGAATCTGCCCAAGCTAATGAACATCTAGTGGACCCAAGTTCTTTGCCAAAAAGCAATAATCTGCAAACCGTAGAACAGCAGTCTGATTCACATTCAACTCTTGGTGAACAACAGCCTGATACACATTCAGCTGATAGAGTGGATGGCCAACCAAGCAATGAACCAAGTAACCATTCCCAAGATTCCGAGGCACTATCTCAATCCGTGGAAGCTAGTGTACAGGTTTCTAATCAAGCTGCTACACCACATGGGTCACAGCTGTTTATTGGTCATGGATCTGACAACCATAACCAAGGGGTCTCAAGGATGTCTTCGTCTGATCCCCTTCAAGCTGAACTGGAAAAGTTATGTGAATTGAAGGTTACTGTTAACAAATGTCACGAAGCTATTGTGAGTCTCTACATTGTATCACCTTACTACTTCTAGAAAGTTTCTTTTTGCTTGCTTGATTGTGCTTCTGGGTGTGTATTTGCAGAAGGTGAAGCTAAAATCCGAGCATGAGAAAGAATTAGAAGAAATGATTGCTCGGATCAATCAAAAGTACGAAGCTAGAAATCAGGATGTGGAAGCAGCATTTCATTCAAAAAGGAAGGAAATTGATATCTGTTTCAACAGGGTAGTCAAGAGTAAAGTATTGGCTGAGACTTTCAGGTGCAAGTGTCAAGATCTGACCCCGTTTAACCCTGTTGAAATACAAGGTAagcttttcatttttctttctaaaacgTGATTGCATCTAGGAATATTTGAATTGTGGGTGATCTATTATCGAAGGGTTTCAATATTAAAAGAATGTTTCATATGTGTATAGGTATTCTTAAATACACTTTGCCTAGATTTGGATGGGCCTTGAGCAACTGTAATCTCATTGGAACAACGAGCAACCCCATTCTTGTCATTTGGTCGTAATAATCAGAAAGCGTTATGATAGTAATAAAGTTCAACGTGGCACTCACATTATAATGTGCTTTCACCTGGTCCAGTTTGGAGTTGCTTTTCatatgactaattaaccaactttataaaatttaaatttcattCTTGTCATTGGAACACCGAGCAACCCCATTCTTGTCTTTTGGTCGTAATAATTAGAAAGCGTTATGATAGTAATAAAGTTCAACATGGCACTTGCATTATAATGTGCTTTCACCTGGTCCAGTTTGGAGTTGCCatatgactaattaaccaactttataaaatataaatttcatttaAGGTATTATGACTTGATTGCGCTCTCAGAAAGATAATGTGTGTAGTTATGATCATGCGGGATTTTTTCTGATGTGAAATTTGCTAATGTAGATTACCTTCTATCAAAATGAAAATTCAAGTTCACGGTTTTTGTAGGCAAAACAAACTTTGTTACCTGAAATGCAAGTCCGCCTAAAGCGACCTTTATGGGCAATTTGCCATAAGCTAATTTACATTTGTTCATATTTACTGGACTTGAATTTGGTTTCTTTGTAAGAGATTGGCTGATCACTTTCTATTCAAGGATGATTGCATGAGTTTATGGTCACCACAAGTATATTCATTTCCTTCATTTTTCGcaaattataaaactaattcTGTTGCAGTTATTCAATCAGGAGGAATGCAACAGCTTCCCAGGACTAATATACAATCTTCCCTGGGACATTCCACTGGGATTGCATCATATTTACCTGCTCGATCGTCTGGAAACCAGCACGTTACAGAGCTGCAGCCACCTCTTCAAATAGTTCACCAGGCTCCAAATCTTCTCTCAGCCACACCTTGCGGACCACCATATAATACCAATCCTTCTACTATGCCAACCAGAACACCATCTACTCCTGTCACCACCAGTACACGACCATCAACCGCTATACCCACCGCTACACCAAGCAGACCACCATCTATGGCCATTCCCACCAGCACACCAAGCCAACTACCATCTATTGCCACTCCCACCAGCACACCAAGCAGGCTACCATCTACTGTTATCCCTACCAGCACACATAATAGACCACCATCTACCACTATCTCCATCAGCACACCAAACAGACCGTCATCTGCTGCCATCCCCACCAGCACAATAAACAGAACGTCATCTGTCACCGTCTCCACCAGTGCTTCAAACAGGCAACCCTCTACTTTCATCCCCACAGGTACACCAACCAGACCTCTAACTACCGCTGCCCCCACCAGCACACCAACTAGACCGCTGCCTACTATCAACCCCATCACCCCCTCTAGCAGACCTATATCTAATATTAACCCAATTATGCCTCATAACAGATCTAGCCAACCACCCCCGAACATCAACCACGTCACCCCTTCCACCAGGATTCCACGAGGAACTGGTGAAATCCGTGCTCCAGCCCCACACATCCGACCTTTTAGGCCTTCAACTTCTATATCTCATAATGAATTTGCATCTCGCAGAGTAATTTCAAGTCAACACATATCAAGCAGTTTGCCACTGTCTCAAACTTTAGCCCAGCCGCCACAAAAGCCACCATCTTTGACAAGTAATTGCCTTCCTACTCAGGATTCCCCAAGTAGTACACCTTTGACGTCTCCAATGGTGACCCAAGCTTCATCCCAGCCACCAGCATCAGTGCCCTTAGCACCATCAGTGTCATATCAGCTACCACCATTGCACTCTTTGTATTCACAAGATAATGTGCCTGCGACCTCAACCTCACATTCCCAAATGTCACTACCACCAATGCCATCAATACCCATTAGCAACACTGGGCTTTATAGTGCGTCTGACAGGCCAACTCCTGGTATTTTAAGCCAACCGGCTCTTGATTTGCTCAAGGAAATAGATAAACGAGCTGCTATTCATCAGACAAACATGTATTCACCTCCATCTGAGCTTGGTAAGTTTGGTAAAGTCG harbors:
- the LOC122602853 gene encoding protein CHROMATIN REMODELING 4-like isoform X3, whose protein sequence is MASDNRRSSKRVKDNENVNLNEKKTPTCGSPASSVKRLSKESPLKKQTIESPVKEGLSNTRKSSRLEGRDPIAATPVKKLTTPVKRSDRVNKVVKKAGSPSLKSKKGKNLRSLKHCLMDTSEHKKDRNKGSDVGGRKRKREAASVTLSAEPQRVKTEGEDSDHESQEKSSKADSSSSSDVEELEKPDEVCQPDTSRTECSNFKSLEGKDGNDGECSDKTGEDFTPNASIRQSRMSYMKESPSDATCDTEMSDKSSVKDRTACEADGAAEAVEMIKGVKNIKSGVLSVSGVPESIWDTREVEVSDTKGLQKQYFVKYKGLAHIHNQWVSETRLLVEDSLLVENFSKNGSMKWSEEWTVPHKLLKKRLLLSLEPLQECQKITGKVLKYHHEWLVQWQALGYEQATWESESNPVLDSPEGHNLIKEYEWLYLFSHHGNKKTHVSSNDKTEEMTVKLPSIPTCSPPGMENIHLGYVKNLHDAWSKGQTSLIFDDQERIMRIVLFILSLKDVTLPFLLITTSDSISLWEAMLLKIVPCNALKVSLEDKDEKRTCRLLQVHKESGQLAFQILLYHVETFVKDLNMLKSIKWEAVTVDESQSSEISAHFSHIKSLTTNKRLLVFCGPLGVSMTSYVDVLSLLDCDVISKTELDDISKLKETLSKLIAYECKSGSYTKFVEFWVPVQISNVQLEQYCSMLLSNVLALSSYSKSDTVGALHDVLVSNRKCCDHPYIVDQTLQRALTKDLEPAKFLDVGIKASGKLQFLDLILPEMRKRQLRVLILFQPLSGSGKDSASIGDILDDFIRQRFGEDSYERVDGIGMIPSKKQAALNNFNDKERGRFVFLLEYRACLPSIRLSSVDAIIIFDSDWNPANDLRALQKVAIDSQSEQIMIFRLYTSSTLEEKILRLAEHNTTIDSKLLNLSRSTSDALLMWGATYLFDKLDEFHSASGLLLSSEVNVWNKLTEEFLNLISHIPNNTDEAKMLITRVQPVCGSYGKNLPLPSVANEKQPHMFWKNLLVGRNPSWKYLSTSTPRQRKRPSYSEASPAKANVSNDEVGRKRKKNANNIVQPVASKPILEEAEIARDSRVPSHNVSQSLGDASCNEMSFRDLLKLNISKLCEVLRLSKDVKIVVERFLEYVIENYRVVKEPANTLHAFLISLCWIGSALLKHKLDRTQSVVLANKHLDFRCNEEEAQSVYLKLETAKDKFLYQTQNQNKTNISGDFIPPSQPISTKSLDPTVMVEILESQPIQVDDAILFVEHRNSEISKQISSDCHQGDIINLDMSDPMEAQNGSRNSNGCHSPYGHSVLQDLEIQKESAQANEHLVDPSSLPKSNNLQTVEQQSDSHSTLGEQQPDTHSADRVDGQPSNEPSNHSQDSEALSQSVEASVQVSNQAATPHGSQLFIGHGSDNHNQGVSRMSSSDPLQAELEKLCELKVTVNKCHEAIKVKLKSEHEKELEEMIARINQKYEARNQDVEAAFHSKRKEIDICFNRVVKSKVLAETFRCKCQDLTPFNPVEIQGILKYTLPRFGWALSNCNLIGTTSNPILVIWS
- the LOC122602853 gene encoding uncharacterized protein LOC122602853 isoform X1, whose product is MASDNRRSSKRVKDNENVNLNEKKTPTCGSPASSVKRLSKESPLKKQTIESPVKEGLSNTRKSSRLEGRDPIAATPVKKLTTPVKRSDRVNKVVKKAGSPSLKSKKGKNLRSLKHCLMDTSEHKKDRNKGSDVGGRKRKREAASVTLSAEPQRVKTEGEDSDHESQEKSSKADSSSSSDVEELEKPDEVCQPDTSRTECSNFKSLEGKDGNDGECSDKTGEDFTPNASIRQSRMSYMKESPSDATCDTEMSDKSSVKDRTACEADGAAEAVEMIKGVKNIKSGVLSVSGVPESIWDTREVEVSDTKGLQKQYFVKYKGLAHIHNQWVSETRLLVEDSLLVENFSKNGSMKWSEEWTVPHKLLKKRLLLSLEPLQECQKITGKVLKYHHEWLVQWQALGYEQATWESESNPVLDSPEGHNLIKEYEWLYLFSHHGNKKTHVSSNDKTEEMTVKLPSIPTCSPPGMENIHLGYVKNLHDAWSKGQTSLIFDDQERIMRIVLFILSLKDVTLPFLLITTSDSISLWEAMLLKIVPCNALKVSLEDKDEKRTCRLLQVHKESGQLAFQILLYHVETFVKDLNMLKSIKWEAVTVDESQSSEISAHFSHIKSLTTNKRLLVFCGPLGVSMTSYVDVLSLLDCDVISKTELDDISKLKETLSKLIAYECKSGSYTKFVEFWVPVQISNVQLEQYCSMLLSNVLALSSYSKSDTVGALHDVLVSNRKCCDHPYIVDQTLQRALTKDLEPAKFLDVGIKASGKLQFLDLILPEMRKRQLRVLILFQPLSGSGKDSASIGDILDDFIRQRFGEDSYERVDGIGMIPSKKQAALNNFNDKERGRFVFLLEYRACLPSIRLSSVDAIIIFDSDWNPANDLRALQKVAIDSQSEQIMIFRLYTSSTLEEKILRLAEHNTTIDSKLLNLSRSTSDALLMWGATYLFDKLDEFHSASGLLLSSEVNVWNKLTEEFLNLISHIPNNTDEAKMLITRVQPVCGSYGKNLPLPSVANEKQPHMFWKNLLVGRNPSWKYLSTSTPRQRKRPSYSEASPAKANVSNDEVGRKRKKNANNIVQPVASKPILEEAEIARDSRVPSHNVSQSLGDASCNEMSFRDLLKLNISKLCEVLRLSKDVKIVVERFLEYVIENYRVVKEPANTLHAFLISLCWIGSALLKHKLDRTQSVVLANKHLDFRCNEEEAQSVYLKLETAKDKFLYQTQNQNKTNISGDFIPPSQPISTKSLDPTVMVEILESQPIQVDDAILFVEHRNSEISKQISSDCHQGDIINLDMSDPMEAQNGSRNSNGCHSPYGHSVLQDLEIQKESAQANEHLVDPSSLPKSNNLQTVEQQSDSHSTLGEQQPDTHSADRVDGQPSNEPSNHSQDSEALSQSVEASVQVSNQAATPHGSQLFIGHGSDNHNQGVSRMSSSDPLQAELEKLCELKVTVNKCHEAIKVKLKSEHEKELEEMIARINQKYEARNQDVEAAFHSKRKEIDICFNRVVKSKVLAETFRCKCQDLTPFNPVEIQVIQSGGMQQLPRTNIQSSLGHSTGIASYLPARSSGNQHVTELQPPLQIVHQAPNLLSATPCGPPYNTNPSTMPTRTPSTPVTTSTRPSTAIPTATPSRPPSMAIPTSTPSQLPSIATPTSTPSRLPSTVIPTSTHNRPPSTTISISTPNRPSSAAIPTSTINRTSSVTVSTSASNRQPSTFIPTGTPTRPLTTAAPTSTPTRPLPTINPITPSSRPISNINPIMPHNRSSQPPPNINHVTPSTRIPRGTGEIRAPAPHIRPFRPSTSISHNEFASRRVISSQHISSSLPLSQTLAQPPQKPPSLTSNCLPTQDSPSSTPLTSPMVTQASSQPPASVPLAPSVSYQLPPLHSLYSQDNVPATSTSHSQMSLPPMPSIPISNTGLYSASDRPTPGILSQPALDLLKEIDKRAAIHQTNMYSPPSELGKFGKVGNDSGLVCLSDDD